The genomic window AAATCGAAGCCAAGGCGCCCACGAACTCAATCTCTCCTGAGTATATAAGGAACCCTAGAACCTCCCCTAAGCATCCCAGAGCAATCCATAGGCCTTATAATGATATGTGGCCTTATAATGATTGAATTATTATTAAATAATGTTTCAAGTTGAGTTTAATTGAACTTGATGTGAATAAGTACTTGCACtcaaatttacaaaatttacataaataaatatatcaaaATAAGCATCATAGGCTAGCTTCCATTTTTAAGAACATATTATAATTCTTATATAAAATTTACGTATATTTTTATATCTAAAAGCATCATGATTCAACGATCCGATTCTAATATCTCATCCTGTCAACGAtcctgccaaaaaaaaaaaaaagaaatcccAATCCTAACAAGCTAGTTATGACTTTGTCCCGTCAAATCTAGTGCTCCTCTTGAGCCGTACCCTCTAAACTATTTTAGATTGTGTAAACAAGTCATCAGTAAAATAGAATTGTTAAAATCATGAGACCCTAAACCATATGATTCAGTACTGTTGTGCAGTCAAGCCGCTCGTCCCCGACACTATTATTTCATAGCGTTCAATTAAGCCATTTTACCTCTTAAAAAAGTCAGTAAGCTATGCCAACTAATATGCTACGACCCGGTTCTTAAGTTGAGCCACTTAACTAGGATTGGTTGCTGAAATATGAAAGTAATATTCTCTCGAGCACTACTACATAATCGACTATATATACCGATCTATCACTATCGGTACCTAATGGATCAGTAGTGATAggacatcactaccggttcaaaagCTGTGAGGGAAGAATAAGTCAATATGAttttatgaaccggtagtgataaaggGCATCATTGCCGGGCTGAAGGCTTGAGTTGACAATGATGCTTCACTATCAGGTGAAGGCACTCACCGGCAGTGATACgtgaactatcactgccggttgtaaccacgaaccggcagtgatagttcgtcaagtatcactatcaattcgtgttatgaaccggcaatgataatacgtatcactgtcggctcgtgtACTCAAGATCGAATAagaggtgagatggttagaggggtcacgcATGCGGAGCTTCTGAGGTGAGGGCGTGAGTTCGAGTCCTAGAACTCACGAGATAAAAAAGTCAGTGAGCCTTGACTGGTCAAGGGCGAGTGAGCAGTGACTGGTCGAtcgtaaaaaaatatttttttgctttttttatccaaaaatattgaatcggggccgactatcactgctggttgaagCTTTCAGTCGGTAGTGATAACTCCTTCACTGTCAGTCTGATAGTCGAGACTATCACTATCTGTTGCCCACTATCGGCTTCAAAACCGACAATGAATACCACTTTAGAGTTGACAGTGAATCcactttctgtagtagtggagaGACTTAATCTAGGACCTAGACTTGAactattaatgttagaaaaaaaatgctGCCAAAAATTGTTTATTCTACCACTGTTCAATCATTTAGTAggaaaataatatctaaaaacTAGATTTCAATAACAATTTATAGTTATGTCTTTAGAAAGGCTTgattatacaaattcaaataataaAAGTCCAAAATGTACTTAAAAGCCTTTATTTACACAAAGATAAAAGGTTGAGAGACTCGAATAAATAAAATTGGACAAGGGCTTAATCTTAccaaatttaactaaattagtTTGTAGCCTTACAGTGCACTTAGCCTTTTTATCTACTCTTCTCTCGTATTGATTGGTCTGTGGCAATGGTACGTGCTCCCAACACGAAATTCGTCGTAGATCTCACCAACTACAAAGCCAACACAAAAATGGTCTACCAAACAGTTGGAGCTTTGCATGGGAAGCACGTAATTGTTGTGAAGTCGAATACGAATTACGAAATATGAAGCACGGATATTAACTTCCATGTCACGAGGAAAGTTCATTTCAACTTTACATGTCTGCCCGTTTCACGCAAAAAATCTCGCATGCGGCTTTTGCACGGACACAGTAAAATTTGTGTACTACCTCCTCTACATGTACGTACAGAAGCTACTGTGTGTTCAGTTACAACAGTCTAGCTACCAAAAGTTATATACACGTACACATGTACGACATATTTACACGTTGATGAACGGCGCGCCGGTGAGGTACTCGGTGACGGCGAGCGCGACGAGCCCGAGCATGGCGAAGCGCCCGTTCCAGAGCTCGGCGTCGGCGGTCATGAAGCCGCCGCTCCTGCCCTCAGCGCTCTCCCCTTGGAGCAGCGGCACCAGCGACGCCACGGACAGCGCCACGACCGTGTACGCGAACCACGTCAGCCCGGAGCTGCTGCCGGCCTGCGAGAGGAGGCCGTCCCCGCGCGACGCCTCGACGGCGAGCGCGGACACGAAGCCGACCATGGCGAGGCGACCGTTGATCCGCTCGGGGGCAGGGCCGCTGAACGCCAGCGCGTCCCAGAGGCCGGGGCTTGCCTTCGCCTTTGCCTTCTCCTCCGTTGGATTCTTTTCCGGCTGCAGATACGCATGCACAAGGCATCGTTAGCGCTAATCATAATTAGTGGGAATAATTTCCTACATGGTGCACATGCCAGTGAGGGTTTAGTCCCGTGGGACCAAAACAAACTCGATACGCAAATCATCAGTGGATTCTCACCTCGCTCTGGGCCCTGACGACCAGGGCGCGACGGCGCGGCGCGAGCCCGGCCGCCGGAAGCCGGGCGGGGAAGCGGCCGGCACGCACGCCAGTGGCAAAGGCAGGGGAGCTCATGGAGGCCATCACCGTGGTCGCCATTGGAGTTTACGTGCACGGGTGAAGTAGATAGAGATCGAGTAGTCGAGTCGTAGCAGGAAGTGGGTCGCTGTGTTGCTGGCTTCTCTTGTGCTGCTGTTGTGCTGTGGTGGTTGGTTGCGACTTGCGAATGGGGTGGCGGCTTTATATACAGGATGAGGGGAGGTGGCTATCCAGCCCGTGACGAGATTGGtagtggtggcggcggagggggccACGTCGGCGGGGCCATTCACGGCCGTAGACTGAACTGATTGAGCAGGAGAGCTGGGAGACTGCGTCGCCGTCGACGTGGACGCCCAGGCCGCCGCGTAGAGAGGCGCGGACGAACGAGCTCGATCGGCTGGCTAGGTCCGTCGCCGGAAAAGTGGCAGAAGATTCCAGAAGCACGCAGGGGTGCGTGTCAGTGACGACATGCAAGCTGCAGGAGACTTACTCATTTCcgtcataaatatttattatttttgaattttttattactaTAGAAATAAATTAATAGGATGTCCCAGTATAGATAGGTACTGTAGAGTTGTATATGTAAAGATTATCATACAGAGCTCTAAACAAGAATTGTATGTGATAATGACGAGACATGTTCAGAAGTGGTGAGACGTTTTTAGTACATACAGTTTCTATTTAGAACtgtttgtaatattaatacagatggTTCCAAACATGAACCGTCCATACaattaatacagacggctctaaataCGGACCGTGTGAGAAAATAACTAGGGGTAGTGGGACAATTTAGTTTAGACAGCTCCAAATATGAAGCCGTATGTAATATTAGAACAATACATCATCCCCTATCTCCAGATCTAAGCCGAACAGTGAAGAACAGTGCGCAGCTTTTGGATGGAGAGGGtgattttgacaaaaaaaaaattgttagattttgatgaaaacttgaagatttattggcatttgttactctaAGGTAAACATTATGTTTTATTTTGGTTCAGATGATCTAGATTtagtttggagagctagctagatctagatttagattttttacatgatgatatagttttgttctattcattagatgatatagatgatgtagatttgtattctaatttagtcttgagagatcaactatatctacatctagatttagattttttttttcaagatgaTCTAGAAGATATTAGTTGTTATAGGTATATATGAAACTCAAAGTATAGATCTtggtttaattatgtgttattttttagataaattttggatttttggtatacaaacataaaattatcaataagtTTAGAATttaactatatagtatttaattataagttttgaattaatgttttctcttatttttaggtattcatgtatacAATATAATAGTAATCGTTAATTTTTTGGATTAAttatcatttgtatggttcattcatgaatgtatgcatgcatgatatCTCCATTTTTTCGACGAAAAGCTTGGTTGCTctttttattaggttgatttgacattaattaACTTCATACATTGTAGATAGATCGTGGTTGGACGTACGGTTCTCGTACgaaccaagggtaccttgatggtgtggtGGCTTTCCTGGCAGTGGCTGAGGAGGATCGTTTGGAGAAGGATGTTGAATTTATACATTGTCCTTGTTGTGATTGTATAAACGAAAGATCCTTTCTTAGACAAAACGTAGTCCTACAAATCAAATGCACTTAATTATTAGGGGCTTCAAACCGAactacacgtgttggaccaaacatgatGAAGAGTTGAATGTGTTATATGAAGATGTTGGTATCGTCGAAGAACCCATAGTCGACataagaagagaaaagaatgtgTGTGAAACCttggttggtcttttacttaatattccaggcaAGACGAAGGACGGCTTCAAtgcaaggcttgacttggttgatttgaagatcaggcccgagttggcacctgagccctACGAAAAAGGTAGAACGAGGCTTCCTCCAGCCTGCTATAATCTAAAAAAGGCCAAGAGAACTGAACTGTGCtggtgcttgcatggtgtgaaagttccatTTGATTACTTTACTAACATCTCCaaacttgtttcgatgcaagatttgaaattagttggcatgaagtcccatgattgccacgtgttgatgacacagatgaTTCCtgttgcaatctgaaatatccaGCCAACCTATCTCCGAGACATAATCACCAAGCCGTGTTACTTCTCCAACACAATttctcagaaggtcatcgatcccgaagtacttgatgttttacaggccgatgtggtgaagacactgtgtcatcttgagatgtactttcctccggcgttttttgatatcatgataCATGTTATCGTTCATCTCGTgagagagataaatatatgcAGCCCAGTATTCTTACGTCAGATGTACCCATTAGGgaggtacatgggaattctcaagaaATATGTATGAAATCAATCTCACCCGGAGGGCAGCATCatccaaggttacacaaccgaagaggtagtcgagttctgcatcgattacatggagCAGCTCAAACCAATTGGTGTGCTCATGTCTCGTCGTGAGGGGAGACTAGATGGGAAGGGGACCAAAtgtaggaaatcaatcattgctgactttgcCACATTACCTAAAGCCCATTTCACGATCTTGCAACACATGATTGAAGTATCCACGCATATCAACATGCATAAGGATGTGCTACGCAGAGGGAATCTAGGGCGAAcagaggcttggatcacaaaacagcacaaccGCAGCATgattcagtaataatagttcaacagaggaTAATATTGGCTAGTTGGTAAGATGTCCAAGTCACACAGTCATGATATTTAAAGTATACAGTATAAATaggtacaccttttataccagaGAACGGGATAGTAAGAGCACGGTACAAAATAGCAATGTGCGCATAGATGCCTTCTAGAACAAACGTGGGGTCTCTGCATACTATggtacatagaggagatttagGAATTCGACTATGTAAGTTTCAAGATCCTTCTCTTTCGATGCCGTTGGGTCACACACTCAAGTATTAAGGTAGACAAGTACGAAATGACCACTATCAACCTCGAACGTGCCGCATACAAAGACGAACTATTTGTACTCACTAAGCAAGTTGTCCAgatcttttatgtgcaagatcTGCCAAATCAAAAGCTTCACGTAGTCCTTTAGAGAAAAAGAAttattgtcggagtggagaatgtcatGGACGAAGAATAGtataatcaatttgatgagtaccctcttggagatgACATCTCCCTtaatgaagaacaacttccgacCAGAGCCGCTTGATATTTGTGcgtcgatcatcaagaagggctgaTTGTTAAAGCTGTATGATGTTACTTTattgttatgtacctatatattgcaatgtaatatgtaaaaattaattagttatgaatttaatATTTAGGCTTAATGTTcaagttaattttttttgttatagtaacatgaatgatacctacaccatgtgatagtacagATTTAATCAGAAATTTATAtccaaatttcttctcatttggagtttgtatggattatttataaattttgcaATTTTAATGATTTGTTTGGAACATCAATAGTACGAACGGTTCTATACTTAAAAGTCGTCTGTAATATTTATACAAATGGATTTtactaaaaaaactatttataaTAATGATATTAGTACAGACGACTCGAAGTTATAACTCGTCTGTACTATTTATATAgacggttttttttttctaaaaagccgtctgtacaaataataTGTACTAATGACCTATATGTACTAATGCGGCTATAAATACCATTTCGTCTAGTCTTCGCCGAACCAAGTTCTTTCCTTAGAACCCAAGTCGCCTcgtgctcctccttgatgaccATGCTCCTCCTTGGCTACCGTGCTCCTCCCCGAGAACTCCTCCGCGGTCGGGCCTCCTACCCGAtggccctcctccctccccggTGGCCCCCTCCCGGCGACCTCCCTCCCTGATAGCTCCTCCATCCATGGCGGCTCCTCTATCCTCGGTGGCTCCTCCCTCCCTAGCAACTCCTCCATCCACAGTGGCTCCTCCATCCCCGGCAGCCTTGATGTCATCCACTGTCGCCCCGACCGCGAATCCCGCTGCCATCCACCATCGCTCCGATGCCGCCCACCGTGGTAAGTAGCCATCCGCTCCTGGCCAAGCTATCATAGCTAGTGCTCCGGCTGAGCTGTGGTCCTCTCTTGTCCGTGATTTGCATGATTATGCTCTGTGATGCTTGATTAGGCTAGATGATGCTTTGAATAACATAAAAATGCAATAATCTAGCTTCATTATCATGTCTTGCCTCTACTGTTTTTGCTTTTGATAAAATATCTTTATGAGTATTTCATTTCCAGTCTTCCTAAATTCTGGACAATGCAAGTCTTGTATGGtatttgctcgatgatgattagGATTACTTAAACTGGGTATATTCTCTGAGTAATCTAGTATAGACCTGTGAATTCTCTAGTTTTGTGATTGCAACTGTTAGCACATGGGAATGGTTTAGTGTGTTTTGGCTCTGTTCTGTGCACCGAGATACACCTGGTGATTTTTTTCTCTAGTGTGCTACCTGTTGAGTTATTCCCAGGATCGGTATTTGTAACAACCCAAGTTCAtaaaactaagaaa from Phragmites australis chromosome 14, lpPhrAust1.1, whole genome shotgun sequence includes these protein-coding regions:
- the LOC133890524 gene encoding low molecular mass early light-inducible protein HV90, chloroplastic-like isoform X3, with the protein product MATTVMASMSSPAFATGVRAGRFPARLPAAGLAPRRRALVVRAQSEPEKNPTEEKAKAKASPGLWDALAFSGPAPERINGRLAMVGFVSALAVEASRGDGLLSQAGSSSGLTWFAYTVVALSVASLVPLLQGESAEGRSGGFMTADAELWNGRFAMLGLVALAVTEYLTGAPFINV